A region of the Curvibacter sp. AEP1-3 genome:
AATGACCGAGGCTGCGCAAATTTTGCACAGCGCCACGCCGCACAGCCTGGTGCTCATGGATGAAATCGGCCGGGGAACGAGCACCTTCGACGGACTGGCACTGGCCAGCGCGATTGCCACGCAGCTGCACGACAAAACGCAGGCCTTCACCCTGTTTGCCACCCACTATTTCGAGCTCACCGAGTTCCCTGCCACTCACCATGCGGCGCTGAACGTGCACGTGAGCGCCGCCGAAGCGGGCCGCGACATCGTGTTCCTGCACGCCATCGAACCCGGCCCGGCCAGCAAAAGCTACGGTGTGCAAGTGGCGCGCCTGGCCGGCATGCCCGCCGCCGTGCTGAACCACGCCCGCCACACCCTGGACGCGCTGGAAGCCCAAGCCAGTGAATCGCAAGCCCAGGTGGACCTGTTCGCTGCGCCCCCTGCTACAGAAATAGTAGCTGCCAGCGCCGTAGAGACGGCGCTCTCAGCGATTAACCCTGATGCGATGAGCCCCAGAGAAGCGATGGACGCGCTTTATCAATTGAAAGCATTGGCTAGCAAGGCTTAGCTCTTTCGCTCCGGTAGGGCGGGGAGGTGGTGTGCGGGATGGGGGCGATTTCAAAAACCGAAGGTTCATGAGCCCCCGGCCCGCACACCGCCTCCCCGCCCGGCAAGGACTGCCCCGCAAAGTCCACCCGCCCCACCCCGATACACTCTAGGTTTTGCCCCAAACCACAAGAAAAATGACCTACTGCGTCGCCATAAAACTCAACGCCGGCCTGGTGTTCCTCTCCGACTCCCGCACCAACGCCGGGCTCGACCAGATCAGCACCTTCCGCAAAATGATCGTGTACGAGAAGCCCAATGACCGCTTTATGGTCCTGCTCTCGGCCGGCAACCTCAGCATCTCCCAATCAGTCCGCGAGATCTTGCAGATCGAAAAGCTCAAGGACCACGAGGACGACGAAGGCATCACCATCTGGAACGCCAAGAGCATGTTCGACGCTGCCCGCGTGCTGGGCTCGGCCATCCGCAAGGTGCAGGAACGCGACGGTGCGGCCCTCAAGAATGCGGGCGTGGACTTCAACGTGTCGCTGATCTTCGGTGGTCAGATTCAGGGCGAAGGCATGCGCCTGTTCCAGGTCTACTCGGCCGGCAACTTCATAGAAGCCACCCCCGAGACGCCCTACTTCCAGGTGGGCGAATCCAAATACGGCAAACCGGTGCTGGACCGCGTGATCACCCCCAATACTCCGCTGGACGAAGCCGCCAAATGCGCATTGGTGTCCATGGACTCCACCCTCAAGTCCAACCTGTCGGTAGGCCTGCCGCTGGACATGGTGGTGTACGAAGCCAATAGCTTCCAGACCGACAAAGTGGTGTGCATCGACGAAAACAACCCCTACTTCAAGATGCTCCACAACAACTGGGGCCAAAAGCTGCGTGAGGTGTTCGACAGCATTGAAGACCCGATGTGGAACGGCGGCCAGACCGAGGTGCCGCTGTTGATACCCAGCACCCGCAGCCTGCCTTTGAAGAAGATCACCACTCCCGACGAGAAATTGATTTAGTCTCGCCTGCATGTCGACCATCGTTTTTTCTCACGCCAACAGCTTCCCCGCCGCCACCTACAAGGTGCTTTTCAAAAGCTTGCGGGCCCGCGGCTACAGCGTCAAAGCCATAGAAAAGTACGGACACGATGCACGCTACCCGGTCAGTGACAACTGGCCGCATATCGTGCAGCAATTGGTGGACTTTGCCTCCAAAGTGGTCGACAAGGCGGGCGAGCCCGTCTGGCTGGTGGGCCACTCTTTGGGCGGCTTTTTAAGCCTCATGGCCGCAGCCCAGCAACCTGGACTGGCCAAAGGTGTGGTGCTGATTGACTCCCCCCTGGTGGGTGGCTGGCGTTCACGCATGGTGGGCCTGGCCAAAACCACCCAGCTGGTGGGGTCCATCTCCCCCGGCGCAGTAAGCCGCAAACGCCGCCATAGCTGGCCTGATGCCGAGGCTGCGCTCGAACACTTCAGGCACAAAAAGGCTTTTGCCCGCTGGGACCCGCAGGTGCTACAGGACTATGTAGATGATTTCCCTGAGGACGCCGACGGCAAACGGGTGTTAGCCTTCGATCGCGATGTGGAAACCGCTTTCTA
Encoded here:
- a CDS encoding alpha/beta hydrolase, which produces MSTIVFSHANSFPAATYKVLFKSLRARGYSVKAIEKYGHDARYPVSDNWPHIVQQLVDFASKVVDKAGEPVWLVGHSLGGFLSLMAAAQQPGLAKGVVLIDSPLVGGWRSRMVGLAKTTQLVGSISPGAVSRKRRHSWPDAEAALEHFRHKKAFARWDPQVLQDYVDDFPEDADGKRVLAFDRDVETAFYNTLPDNLDRLLARHPLKCPVTFIGGDQSAEMKQVGMDLTNKITKGRNMMLDGTHLFPMEKPLATAAALEAALRNMGH
- a CDS encoding proteasome-type protease; the protein is MTYCVAIKLNAGLVFLSDSRTNAGLDQISTFRKMIVYEKPNDRFMVLLSAGNLSISQSVREILQIEKLKDHEDDEGITIWNAKSMFDAARVLGSAIRKVQERDGAALKNAGVDFNVSLIFGGQIQGEGMRLFQVYSAGNFIEATPETPYFQVGESKYGKPVLDRVITPNTPLDEAAKCALVSMDSTLKSNLSVGLPLDMVVYEANSFQTDKVVCIDENNPYFKMLHNNWGQKLREVFDSIEDPMWNGGQTEVPLLIPSTRSLPLKKITTPDEKLI